The Clostridia bacterium genome contains a region encoding:
- a CDS encoding thiolase family protein — protein sequence MRKAAIVSAVRTPIARERGALKNIPPEDYAALVIKEAVKRSRLPDPGMIDEVIFGHCLGAVGCMARMALLKAGLPDSIPGLTVDRQCGSGSTAVNVAAALIQAGAGDVYVAGGVESMTRQPYLLAKPGTDYQRSAPPWIAPRPLAPKEIGDPPMGITAENVAERWQISREEQDEFAYLSQMKAARAIREGRFKEQIVPVVVPQKRGEPIVFDTDEHPRPNTTREVLATLPPAFKPGGTVTAGNSSGINDGAAALVVVSLEKAEELGIRPLAVIRGFAAAGVDPNIMGIGPVPATRKVLAKTGLSLHDMDVIELNEAFASQSIACCRELGIDWRDRDVEKLNPNGGAIALGHPIAATLAMLVVKAIYELRRRQGRYALITACCGGGQGVATVIERC from the coding sequence ATGAGGAAGGCGGCAATTGTCAGCGCCGTAAGGACCCCGATTGCAAGGGAAAGGGGTGCCCTCAAGAACATCCCTCCGGAAGACTATGCTGCTTTGGTGATCAAAGAGGCGGTAAAAAGAAGCAGGCTGCCCGATCCCGGGATGATCGATGAAGTAATCTTTGGACACTGCCTGGGAGCGGTCGGTTGCATGGCCAGGATGGCGTTACTCAAGGCAGGGCTTCCTGACAGCATCCCAGGGCTAACGGTTGATCGGCAGTGCGGATCAGGGTCGACGGCGGTCAACGTGGCGGCTGCCCTGATCCAGGCTGGTGCAGGCGACGTCTACGTTGCCGGCGGGGTAGAGAGCATGACGCGCCAACCCTACCTTTTGGCGAAACCCGGCACAGACTACCAGCGGAGCGCTCCGCCCTGGATCGCTCCTCGTCCCCTGGCCCCCAAAGAGATTGGCGACCCGCCCATGGGGATTACGGCCGAAAATGTTGCCGAAAGGTGGCAGATCAGCCGCGAGGAGCAAGATGAGTTTGCCTACCTGAGCCAGATGAAGGCGGCGCGGGCTATAAGGGAAGGGCGGTTCAAAGAGCAAATCGTCCCGGTGGTTGTTCCACAAAAAAGGGGCGAGCCAATTGTCTTTGACACCGACGAGCACCCCCGTCCCAACACCACAAGAGAAGTGCTTGCCACCCTCCCTCCTGCCTTTAAGCCTGGAGGTACCGTGACCGCAGGCAACTCCTCAGGGATAAACGATGGCGCTGCTGCCCTTGTGGTGGTGAGCTTGGAGAAAGCAGAAGAACTAGGGATAAGACCGCTGGCGGTAATCCGGGGTTTTGCGGCGGCGGGAGTTGACCCCAACATTATGGGGATTGGGCCTGTGCCTGCCACCCGGAAAGTCTTGGCCAAGACGGGGCTTTCTTTGCATGACATGGACGTGATCGAGCTTAACGAGGCCTTCGCTTCGCAGTCTATTGCCTGCTGCCGGGAGCTCGGCATTGACTGGCGCGACCGCGATGTTGAAAAGCTCAACCCCAACGGCGGGGCAATTGCCCTGGGCCATCCCATTGCAGCCACGCTGGCGATGCTCGTGGTTAAGGCGATTTACGAACTCAGGCGCCGGCAAGGGCGCTACGCGCTCATCACCGCATGCTGCGGCGGGGGGCAGGGCGTAGCTACCGTCATCGAGCGCTGCTAA
- a CDS encoding glucose 1-dehydrogenase, which yields MGVQESFFERFCLRGKVALITGGSRGIGRAIALGFAEAGADVAIASRKLADLETVAQGIQEKGRKAVAIAANLRHLPEIEKAMERVKEEFGRVDILVNNAGTNPVFGSVLDATEEAWEVIMGLNLKGYFFLSQKVGEIMRQQGGGCIINITSEAGFRPVLGLGVYSISKAGVIMLTQVLAQEWGQYNIRVNAIAPGVVKTRFAQALWDNPVISKITQENTALNWLAEPEDIVGAAIYLASDASRHMTGQTLVLDGGHFSSVRTLLALFPERR from the coding sequence GTGGGCGTACAGGAAAGCTTTTTTGAAAGGTTCTGCCTTCGAGGAAAAGTAGCCTTAATTACCGGAGGAAGCCGGGGGATTGGTCGTGCAATTGCCTTGGGCTTTGCAGAAGCGGGAGCGGATGTGGCCATTGCCAGCAGGAAGCTTGCTGACCTCGAAACTGTAGCCCAAGGGATCCAGGAAAAAGGAAGAAAAGCGGTAGCGATTGCGGCAAACCTGCGCCACCTTCCAGAAATCGAGAAAGCAATGGAAAGGGTTAAGGAAGAATTTGGAAGAGTGGACATTCTCGTCAACAATGCTGGGACCAACCCGGTTTTCGGTAGCGTCCTTGACGCCACCGAGGAGGCCTGGGAGGTAATTATGGGGCTAAACCTGAAGGGCTATTTCTTCCTAAGCCAGAAAGTCGGGGAGATCATGCGCCAGCAGGGTGGCGGGTGCATCATTAACATTACCTCTGAGGCAGGGTTCAGGCCCGTACTGGGCCTTGGGGTCTACTCCATCAGCAAGGCCGGGGTAATCATGCTTACGCAAGTGCTTGCCCAAGAATGGGGGCAATACAACATCCGCGTAAACGCCATTGCTCCCGGGGTAGTCAAGACAAGGTTTGCCCAGGCGCTTTGGGATAACCCCGTAATCTCCAAGATTACCCAAGAAAACACTGCGCTCAACTGGCTTGCCGAGCCGGAAGACATTGTCGGAGCGGCAATTTACCTTGCTTCCGATGCTTCGCGCCACATGACCGGGCAAACACTTGTCCTTGACGGCGGGCACTTCTCCTCGGTAAGGACACTCCTTGCGCTCTTTCCTGAGAGGAGATGA
- a CDS encoding long-chain fatty acid--CoA ligase: MMEYPLLLKNMLYRANLLFPKKEIVSRDFSGIWRYTYADMYKRVCRLANVLKGLGIKQGDKVGSFAWNTHRHLELYFAVPCMGAVLHTINIRLFRDHLIHCINHAEDQILFIDEDLVPLIEAVKDEINVRAYVIMTDKDRLPETTLSPVYSYEALLDQADSDYDFPYLDEWSPAVMSYTTATTGFPKGVVYTHRGLYLHCTAILIGREAAWEQDVVMPIVPMFHVNAWGRPYADTWIGAKQVYPGPRPTPKDLCELIHNERVSYSAAVPTIWMGVLNHALQNPGKYDFSCARVFWSGGAATPVSLIEAFHKQLGIPLHSGYGQTETTPVTAVVVLKSYMKDWPESEKFKLLAKTGLLQPGLEMKVIKGGLDAEVTRDGKDMGELVLRGPWIAKEYYKDPEKTAEAFIDGWFRTGDIVTFDEEGYIQVMDRTKDLIKSGGEWISSVDLENTIMNHPGVAEAAVIGISHEKWGERPLACVVLKPEARGQVTKEDILDFLRDKVAKWWLPDEVVFIEEIPRTSVGKFLKSRLREMYAQGQLK; the protein is encoded by the coding sequence ATGATGGAATACCCCCTTCTTCTGAAGAACATGCTTTACCGGGCTAACCTGCTGTTTCCTAAGAAAGAAATCGTCTCTCGGGACTTTTCCGGTATTTGGCGCTATACCTATGCGGACATGTACAAGCGGGTGTGCCGGCTGGCCAACGTTTTGAAAGGGCTAGGGATAAAGCAGGGGGACAAAGTGGGCAGCTTTGCCTGGAACACGCACCGTCACCTGGAGCTCTACTTTGCCGTTCCCTGCATGGGAGCCGTGCTCCACACTATCAATATTCGCCTTTTCCGGGACCACTTAATACACTGCATCAACCATGCCGAAGACCAGATCCTCTTTATCGATGAAGATCTTGTGCCCCTGATTGAGGCGGTTAAAGATGAGATTAATGTCAGGGCTTACGTAATCATGACCGATAAGGATAGGCTCCCGGAAACCACCCTCAGCCCAGTCTATTCTTATGAAGCCCTGTTGGACCAGGCCGATAGCGACTACGATTTCCCCTATCTGGATGAATGGTCGCCTGCTGTAATGAGCTATACTACCGCTACCACCGGGTTTCCCAAGGGAGTAGTCTATACCCACCGTGGCCTTTACCTGCACTGCACAGCCATCCTAATAGGGAGAGAGGCGGCCTGGGAACAAGATGTGGTTATGCCTATAGTCCCCATGTTCCACGTCAACGCCTGGGGCCGGCCATATGCCGATACCTGGATCGGCGCTAAGCAAGTCTATCCTGGCCCCCGTCCTACCCCCAAGGATCTGTGCGAACTTATCCACAACGAGCGGGTAAGCTATAGCGCCGCCGTTCCTACCATCTGGATGGGCGTTTTAAATCATGCGCTGCAGAACCCCGGAAAGTACGATTTCAGCTGCGCTAGAGTCTTCTGGTCTGGCGGAGCTGCTACCCCGGTCTCCTTGATTGAAGCCTTCCATAAGCAGCTCGGGATTCCGCTTCACTCCGGGTACGGACAAACCGAAACTACCCCGGTTACAGCGGTTGTGGTCCTGAAGAGTTATATGAAGGATTGGCCGGAAAGTGAAAAGTTCAAGCTTTTGGCCAAGACTGGCCTGTTGCAGCCCGGGTTGGAGATGAAAGTTATCAAGGGCGGCCTGGATGCAGAAGTCACTCGCGATGGCAAGGACATGGGCGAACTCGTCCTGAGGGGACCGTGGATAGCAAAGGAATACTACAAGGATCCAGAAAAAACCGCTGAAGCATTTATTGACGGCTGGTTCCGGACCGGCGATATAGTCACCTTTGACGAAGAGGGCTATATCCAGGTGATGGACCGGACCAAGGATCTGATTAAGAGCGGCGGCGAATGGATCTCCTCGGTTGACCTGGAGAATACCATCATGAACCATCCCGGGGTAGCAGAGGCGGCGGTGATCGGCATCTCCCATGAAAAGTGGGGAGAGCGGCCCTTGGCCTGCGTAGTCCTCAAGCCGGAGGCCCGCGGCCAGGTTACCAAGGAAGATATTCTGGACTTCCTAAGGGATAAAGTGGCCAAGTGGTGGCTGCCTGACGAGGTGGTGTTCATAGAAGAGATTCCCCGCACCAGCGTAGGCAAATTCTTAAAGAGCAGGCTGCGGGAAATGTATGCCCAGGGGCAGCTCAAGTAA
- a CDS encoding DUF1097 domain-containing protein, whose product MEKQEAPKLPWGARTVFGILISVLVLVALVIFERFEIPGWPAFLVMILYFVVHQNNAAIRDIVIGGAFGIFCYYLAELFIEATAPTMGILTPTLIFVGVFVFLIVLLTDILPYLFNSYAFMYFLISSVATASEHEPLMWLIWIGSEVIGGLLLILGVIGSAKVLTSMVKSQMSKSA is encoded by the coding sequence TTGGAAAAGCAAGAAGCTCCGAAGCTTCCATGGGGCGCAAGAACGGTGTTTGGTATTCTCATCTCTGTTTTGGTGCTGGTTGCCCTGGTCATTTTCGAAAGGTTTGAAATTCCGGGTTGGCCTGCCTTCTTGGTAATGATCTTGTACTTTGTCGTCCACCAGAACAATGCTGCCATCCGGGATATAGTCATCGGTGGCGCGTTTGGGATTTTCTGCTATTACTTGGCCGAGCTTTTTATCGAAGCAACGGCTCCAACTATGGGCATATTGACCCCCACGCTGATCTTTGTAGGCGTATTTGTCTTCTTAATCGTCCTCCTAACTGATATCCTGCCTTATCTTTTTAATAGTTACGCATTTATGTACTTCCTCATCTCCAGCGTTGCTACCGCGAGCGAACACGAGCCACTAATGTGGCTTATTTGGATAGGTTCTGAAGTTATCGGCGGGCTCTTGTTGATCCTAGGCGTCATTGGTTCTGCCAAGGTCCTGACAAGCATGGTGAAATCGCAAATGTCAAAGTCGGCCTAG